In Vigna angularis cultivar LongXiaoDou No.4 chromosome 8, ASM1680809v1, whole genome shotgun sequence, one DNA window encodes the following:
- the LOC108343681 gene encoding homeobox-leucine zipper protein HAT5 has protein sequence MESGRLFFDACASRGNTNMLFLGNTELAFRGRSMMSLEEASKRRPFFTSPDELYDEEYYEKQMPEKKHRLSSEQVHLLEKSFEEENKLEPERKTQLAKKLGLQPRQVAVWFQNRRARWKTKQLERDFDVLKSSYDTLLSSYDSLMKENEKLKSEVVSLNEKLQVEAKEVPEEPLYDKKVDPLPVEDIASIFSTRVEDHQSSGSVGSAVVDEGSPQLVVDSVDSHFPAENPGGCVGPVERVQSEEEDGSDDGRSYMDVFVVSETENQNHEEGEGLVWWTNMYYVG, from the exons ATGGAGTCTGGACGGCTTTTCTTTGATGCCTGTGCTTCTCGCGGGAACACCAACATGCTCTTCCTCGGCAACACTGAACTCGCTTTCCGAG GGAGATCGATGATGAGCTTGGAGGAAGCCTCAAAGAGGCGACCTTTTTTCACCTCACCGGATGAACTGTATGACGAGGAGTATTATGAGAAGCAGATGCCGGAGAAGAAGCATCGCCTCAGTTCTGAACAG GTCCATCTGTTGGAGAAGAGCTTTGAGGAAGAGAACAAACTGGAGCCTGAGAGGAAGACCCAGTTGGCCAAGAAGCTGGGATTGCAACCAAGGCAGGTAGCTGTGTGGTTTCAGAACCGCAGGGCTCGATGGAAGACCAAACAGCTCGAAAGGGATTTTGATGTTCTCAAGTCTTCATACGATACCCTTCTTTCATCCTATGATTCACTCATGAAGGAGAATGAGAAACTGAAATCTGAG GTGGTATCCTTAAATGAGAAGCTTCAAGTTGAAGCTAAAGAGGTGCCTGAGGAACCATTGTATGACAAGAAAGTTGATCCACTTCCGGTAGAAGATATAGCTTCAATTTTCAGCACAAGGGTGGAGGACCACCAGAGCAGTGGGTCTGTTGGAAGTGCAGTGGTGGATGAGGGTAGTCCACAGCTGGTGGTTGACAGTGTTGATTCACACTTTCCGGCTGAGAACCCTGGTGGATGTGTGGGCCCAGTTGAAAGAGTTCAGTCGGAGGAGGAGGATGGAAGTGATGATGGGAGGAGTTACATGGATGTGTTTGTGGTATCTGAAACTGAGAACCAAAACCATGAGGAAGGAGAGGGATTGGTTTGGTGGACCAATATGTATTATGTtggataa